One region of Rhodophyticola sp. CCM32 genomic DNA includes:
- a CDS encoding taurine ABC transporter ATP-binding protein, giving the protein MGLTINDASVIFPAADGRPPVQALQKIDLSIENDDFVVALGASGCGKSTLLNLIAGFLAPSSGDILLDERPVTGPGADRSVVFQKHALLPWLNVIDNVAFGLKMQAVSNTERYEIAEKFTALLGLDGFQKSPVYKLSGGMQQRVGIARALTCDPKVLLMDEPLGALDALTREKAQELILNIWNETHKSVFFITHSVEEALFMGTKLIVMSPRPGRIAHRFDLPFSRRFLAGETARHVKASPEFIDLREEVLEIIFADEEAAA; this is encoded by the coding sequence ATGGGCCTCACAATCAACGACGCATCGGTGATCTTTCCTGCTGCGGATGGTCGCCCGCCGGTTCAGGCGCTGCAAAAGATCGACCTCAGCATCGAGAATGATGATTTCGTGGTCGCACTTGGCGCGTCGGGCTGTGGGAAATCCACGCTGCTGAACCTGATCGCCGGGTTTCTGGCGCCCTCAAGCGGTGATATCCTGCTGGATGAACGCCCGGTCACAGGCCCCGGCGCCGACCGGTCCGTCGTGTTTCAGAAACACGCTCTGCTCCCCTGGCTGAACGTGATCGACAATGTTGCTTTCGGGCTGAAGATGCAGGCGGTTTCCAACACCGAACGCTATGAAATCGCAGAGAAATTCACGGCCCTTCTGGGGCTTGACGGGTTCCAGAAATCACCCGTCTACAAGCTGTCCGGCGGGATGCAGCAACGCGTCGGCATTGCCCGCGCCCTGACCTGCGACCCGAAGGTTCTGTTGATGGACGAACCGCTTGGCGCGCTGGATGCCCTGACCCGGGAAAAGGCGCAGGAGTTGATCCTGAATATCTGGAACGAAACTCATAAATCGGTCTTTTTCATCACTCATTCGGTTGAGGAAGCCCTATTCATGGGCACCAAGCTGATCGTGATGTCGCCCCGGCCGGGCCGGATCGCACATCGGTTCGATCTGCCATTTTCGCGGCGGTTTCTGGCGGGCGAAACCGCGCGCCATGTAAAAGCCTCCCCCGAATTTATCGACCTGCGCGAAGAGGTGCTGGAAATCATCTTCGCCGATGAGGAGGCCGCGGCATGA
- a CDS encoding ABC transporter permease subunit translates to MTDHPATTTPGAEPAPQPGIFGRIARARPTKPGETYGVPGQGDTLWLSLGSIAFLIFIWWLVTAMGWVRPLFVPSPGAVIAKFADVWQNGFTNTPFLEHMAVSTARVFGAFLLACLIGIPLGLAMGMSPIMRGLFDPPIEFYRPIPPLAYLPLMIIWFGIGETSKVLLIFLSVFAPVALGARSGVKSAAIEQIHAAYSFGASRWQVMRHVILPSALPEILTAMRIGIGFGWTTLVAAEMVAATEGLGYMVLSASQFLQTSTVIMGIIVIAAIAYAFDLLMRWIERKVVPWKGRM, encoded by the coding sequence ATGACTGATCACCCCGCCACCACAACGCCCGGGGCAGAACCCGCCCCGCAGCCCGGCATTTTTGGGCGGATCGCCCGGGCACGGCCCACCAAGCCCGGTGAAACCTATGGTGTGCCCGGTCAGGGCGATACGCTCTGGCTTTCGCTTGGGTCCATCGCGTTTCTGATCTTTATCTGGTGGCTGGTCACCGCCATGGGCTGGGTCCGGCCGCTTTTCGTGCCCTCCCCCGGCGCGGTCATCGCCAAATTCGCCGATGTGTGGCAGAACGGTTTTACCAACACACCCTTCCTTGAACATATGGCCGTCTCGACCGCGCGCGTGTTCGGGGCTTTCCTGCTGGCCTGTCTGATCGGCATTCCACTGGGTCTGGCCATGGGGATGAGCCCGATCATGCGCGGCCTTTTCGACCCGCCGATTGAATTCTACCGCCCGATCCCGCCACTGGCCTATCTGCCGCTGATGATCATCTGGTTCGGGATTGGCGAGACCTCGAAAGTGTTGCTGATCTTCCTGTCGGTTTTCGCGCCCGTGGCCCTTGGCGCCCGTTCCGGCGTGAAATCGGCGGCGATTGAACAGATCCACGCGGCCTATTCCTTCGGGGCCAGCCGATGGCAGGTGATGCGCCATGTCATTCTGCCCTCAGCCCTGCCTGAAATCCTGACCGCGATGCGCATCGGCATCGGTTTTGGCTGGACAACGCTGGTCGCTGCCGAAATGGTCGCGGCAACCGAAGGCCTTGGGTATATGGTTCTGTCTGCCTCGCAGTTTTTGCAGACATCCACGGTCATCATGGGGATCATCGTGATCGCCGCGATTGCCTATGCTTTTGACCTTTTGATGCGCTGGATTGAGCGCAAAGTCGTGCCCTGGAAGGGCCGTATGTGA
- the hisD gene encoding histidinol dehydrogenase: MPKTYLKKAARTAESDQPDVRVSVEKILGEIAQGGDDAVRRYAREFDKWEGEIIVSPEAITSAAAQVPQKLKDDIRFAHDNIRRFAEAQRATTTDCNIEILPGLTAGQRQIPVSAAGCYVPGGRYSHIASAIMTITTAKAAGVPHIAACSPPRPGEGIPAAILYAMDLCGADVILNLGGVQGVAAMANGLFGLPRADILVGPGNQYVAEAKRILYGQVGIDMFAGPTDSMVIADQTADPDLVAWDLVGQAEHGYNSPVWLVTSDRALADRVMQLVPGMINDLPELNATNARAAWADYAEVILCEDAAGMADVADEYAPEHLHVQAADLDWWLGRLQAYGSLFLGEETTVAFGDKCSGPNHVLPTSGAGRYTGGLSVHKFLKTVTWQRATRNASRDLAVATARISRLEGMEGHARTADIRLAKFFPEELFDLSPADDAA, translated from the coding sequence ATGCCAAAGACCTATCTGAAAAAAGCCGCGCGCACAGCCGAAAGCGATCAGCCTGATGTGCGTGTATCGGTTGAAAAAATCCTGGGTGAAATCGCGCAGGGCGGGGATGACGCGGTGCGCCGCTATGCCCGCGAATTCGACAAATGGGAGGGGGAGATCATCGTCTCGCCCGAGGCAATCACATCCGCCGCCGCGCAGGTGCCGCAAAAGCTGAAAGACGATATCCGCTTTGCCCATGACAATATCCGGCGCTTTGCAGAGGCACAGCGCGCAACCACAACCGATTGCAATATCGAGATATTGCCGGGTCTGACCGCTGGCCAGCGCCAGATCCCGGTTTCGGCGGCAGGCTGTTATGTCCCCGGCGGACGTTACAGCCATATCGCCAGCGCAATCATGACCATCACCACCGCCAAGGCCGCAGGTGTGCCCCATATCGCGGCCTGCTCACCGCCCCGCCCGGGCGAGGGCATTCCCGCCGCGATCCTGTATGCGATGGATCTTTGCGGCGCAGATGTGATTTTGAACCTGGGCGGCGTGCAGGGCGTGGCGGCCATGGCCAACGGTCTGTTCGGCCTGCCCAGGGCCGATATTCTGGTCGGGCCCGGCAACCAGTATGTGGCCGAGGCCAAACGCATTCTTTACGGCCAGGTCGGCATCGACATGTTCGCCGGGCCAACGGATTCGATGGTCATCGCCGACCAGACCGCCGACCCAGATCTTGTGGCCTGGGATCTCGTGGGTCAGGCCGAACACGGCTATAACTCCCCTGTCTGGCTGGTCACGTCGGATCGCGCCCTGGCAGACCGGGTGATGCAGCTGGTGCCCGGTATGATCAACGACCTGCCAGAGCTGAATGCCACAAATGCCCGCGCCGCATGGGCCGATTATGCGGAAGTGATCCTTTGCGAGGATGCCGCCGGGATGGCCGATGTGGCGGATGAGTATGCGCCCGAACATCTGCATGTGCAGGCCGCCGATCTTGACTGGTGGCTGGGGCGTCTTCAGGCCTATGGCTCGCTGTTTCTGGGCGAGGAAACCACCGTGGCCTTCGGTGACAAATGTTCCGGCCCCAACCATGTGCTGCCCACCTCCGGGGCGGGGCGCTATACCGGCGGCTTATCGGTGCATAAATTCCTGAAAACCGTCACCTGGCAACGGGCCACACGCAATGCCTCACGCGATCTTGCGGTGGCCACAGCGCGGATTTCCCGGCTGGAAGGGATGGAAGGCCACGCCCGCACCGCCGATATCCGGCTGGCCAAATTCTTCCCCGAAGAGCTGTTCGATCTCAGCCCTGCCGATGATGCGGCTTGA
- a CDS encoding YeiH family protein, which yields MMRLEGLTVRGGCAQMRDWCQTTKGGLLIAGTIALAASFLSEHYGAPAMLFALLIGMAFHFLASDERAEPGITFASKTVLRIGVALLGLRLTFADVAALGWAPVIGILVLVPLTLAAGVGIARLFRRPLAFGFLSGGAVAICGASAALAIAAVLPKRHVKEEDVLLTVVGVTAMSTLAMVLYPVLFSTLGLTETESGYLIGATIHDVAQVVGAGYSVSEVAGDVATVTKLQRVALLPVVLIAVALSFRRETGGAIGLPWFVVVFTLLMILRSILPLPETLIVTVNDISRFMLLTAIAALGVKTSLDQIFANGPRRMIIIGVETLTLLALALGFAWMFLG from the coding sequence ATGATGCGGCTTGAAGGTCTGACTGTCCGGGGCGGATGCGCGCAGATGCGGGACTGGTGCCAGACCACCAAGGGCGGCCTGCTGATCGCGGGGACAATCGCCCTGGCGGCCAGCTTCCTGTCGGAACATTACGGCGCGCCGGCGATGCTGTTTGCGCTTCTGATCGGCATGGCGTTCCATTTTCTTGCCAGTGACGAACGGGCCGAACCCGGCATCACATTTGCGTCGAAAACCGTGCTTCGGATCGGCGTTGCCCTTCTGGGCCTGCGTCTGACCTTCGCCGATGTGGCCGCCCTTGGCTGGGCACCGGTGATCGGCATCCTGGTACTTGTGCCCCTGACCCTTGCCGCCGGCGTGGGGATTGCCCGGCTGTTCCGCCGACCGCTGGCCTTCGGGTTTCTGTCGGGCGGGGCTGTTGCGATCTGCGGCGCCTCGGCGGCGCTGGCCATTGCGGCGGTTCTGCCGAAACGGCATGTGAAAGAGGAAGATGTGCTGCTGACCGTTGTCGGTGTTACGGCAATGTCGACCCTGGCGATGGTGCTTTACCCTGTCCTGTTTTCAACCCTTGGGCTGACCGAGACCGAAAGCGGGTATCTGATTGGCGCCACGATCCATGATGTGGCCCAGGTGGTCGGTGCGGGCTATTCCGTCAGCGAGGTGGCGGGCGATGTGGCAACTGTCACCAAATTGCAGCGTGTCGCGTTGTTGCCGGTTGTGCTGATCGCGGTGGCATTGTCATTCCGGCGCGAGACCGGTGGTGCCATCGGTCTGCCCTGGTTCGTCGTCGTCTTCACTCTGCTGATGATCCTGCGCAGCATCCTGCCCCTGCCCGAGACCCTGATCGTCACGGTCAACGACATCTCACGCTTTATGCTGCTGACCGCAATTGCCGCCCTGGGGGTCAAAACCTCGCTTGACCAGATATTCGCCAACGGCCCGCGCCGGATGATCATTATCGGCGTCGAAACCCTGACCCTGCTGGCCCTGGCGCTTGGATTTGCCTGGATGTTTCTGGGGTAA
- a CDS encoding alpha-hydroxy acid oxidase, with amino-acid sequence MVLGREIHSTEDAWRLAKRRLPWMVFDYIDGAAGAGDGAAMNRKALREIRLQPRVLSNVEHRDLGMPVFGHEARKPFGISPMGMCNLSTPGADLMLARLAAREQVPLGVSTVASTPLERMIEVAEGHAWFQLYFSGGGSEATALVKRAKAAGYRTLVLTLDVPEVGRRPRELRRGFKMPFRIGPRQFLDFALHPGWSLETLIKGVPGLANFGGPNGHFDRTSSRARADWTYLDRLRGMWDGNLVVKGVLSVEDALCLREAGVDAIQVSNHGGRQLESAPAAITALGAIRRALGETYPLFFDSGLRSGEDVVKAYATGASFVFFGRPLLFAMAANREPGLTQLWEALSEETSITLAQLGVTSVSAISGQVLYAAP; translated from the coding sequence ATGGTGCTGGGCAGAGAGATTCATTCCACGGAAGATGCATGGCGGCTTGCGAAACGGCGCCTGCCCTGGATGGTGTTCGACTATATCGACGGGGCGGCGGGGGCCGGGGACGGGGCCGCGATGAACCGCAAAGCGCTCCGCGAGATCCGCTTGCAGCCCCGTGTCCTGTCGAATGTGGAACATCGCGATCTGGGCATGCCGGTTTTTGGCCATGAGGCCCGGAAACCCTTTGGGATCAGCCCGATGGGAATGTGCAATCTGTCAACGCCCGGCGCGGACCTGATGCTTGCGCGACTGGCCGCGCGTGAACAGGTGCCCCTTGGCGTGTCCACCGTCGCCTCGACCCCGCTGGAAAGGATGATCGAGGTGGCCGAGGGCCATGCCTGGTTTCAGCTTTATTTCAGCGGGGGTGGAAGCGAGGCAACCGCCCTGGTCAAACGCGCCAAAGCCGCAGGGTATCGCACCCTTGTGCTGACACTGGATGTGCCCGAGGTGGGCCGCCGCCCGCGCGAATTGCGGCGCGGCTTCAAGATGCCCTTTCGGATTGGCCCGCGCCAGTTTCTTGATTTTGCCCTGCATCCGGGCTGGTCCCTTGAGACACTGATAAAAGGTGTGCCCGGGCTTGCGAATTTTGGCGGGCCCAACGGGCATTTTGACCGCACCAGCAGCCGGGCGCGGGCGGATTGGACCTATCTCGACCGGCTGCGCGGGATGTGGGATGGCAATCTGGTGGTCAAGGGCGTCTTGAGTGTGGAGGATGCCCTGTGTCTGCGCGAGGCCGGTGTGGATGCCATTCAGGTTTCCAACCATGGCGGGCGGCAGTTGGAAAGCGCCCCGGCGGCCATTACAGCGCTTGGGGCTATCCGCCGGGCATTGGGCGAGACCTATCCGCTGTTCTTCGATTCCGGTCTCAGGTCAGGCGAAGACGTGGTGAAAGCCTATGCCACAGGCGCCAGTTTCGTGTTCTTCGGCCGCCCGTTGCTGTTTGCCATGGCGGCCAATCGCGAACCGGGCCTGACGCAGCTGTGGGAGGCTTTGTCAGAGGAGACCAGTATCACCCTTGCGCAGCTTGGGGTGACCTCCGTGTCGGCGATCTCGGGTCAGGTTCTCTATGCCGCGCCATAG
- a CDS encoding zinc-dependent alcohol dehydrogenase, which produces MKALVYTGSKSLEYRDMPDPEPRAGEELLRVETVGICGSDMHAYLGHDERRPAPLILGHEAAGVITGGPRDGMRVTVNPLVTCGICAACKAGADNLCATRQIISMPPREGAFAEWVAMPPGNLVPVPGDVSLEKAALAEPIACGWHGVRLGKMALGVADKGLTALVIGGGAIGLGAALSLKAQGVSDVTMLEANPDRRAFLEQRCSQHVMGSDGLHISDMFDMVVDGVGFAGTRAIASAHARPGGVIVHIGLGEATDGLDIRRMTLQEITFIGTYTYTAEDFRQTAQAIFDGRLGALDWTETRPLAEGGQAFEDIRLGRPLAPKTILIPAHEGAQDGAGSQSKPELT; this is translated from the coding sequence ATGAAAGCGCTTGTCTATACCGGATCGAAATCGCTGGAATACCGCGATATGCCCGACCCGGAGCCGCGCGCGGGCGAAGAACTGCTGCGGGTGGAAACCGTGGGTATCTGCGGTTCGGACATGCATGCCTATCTGGGCCATGACGAGCGCAGGCCAGCGCCGCTGATCCTGGGCCATGAGGCGGCGGGCGTCATCACAGGCGGCCCGCGCGACGGGATGCGGGTGACCGTGAACCCGCTTGTGACCTGCGGTATCTGTGCGGCCTGCAAGGCAGGGGCCGACAATCTGTGCGCGACGCGCCAGATCATCTCGATGCCGCCGCGGGAGGGGGCGTTTGCGGAATGGGTGGCGATGCCGCCGGGAAATCTGGTGCCGGTGCCGGGGGATGTGTCTCTGGAAAAGGCGGCGCTGGCCGAACCCATCGCCTGCGGATGGCATGGGGTGCGTTTGGGAAAGATGGCGCTGGGCGTCGCAGATAAAGGCCTGACGGCGCTTGTCATCGGCGGCGGGGCCATCGGGCTTGGCGCGGCGCTAAGCCTGAAGGCGCAGGGTGTGAGCGATGTGACCATGCTGGAAGCCAACCCCGATCGCCGCGCCTTTCTTGAGCAGAGATGCAGCCAGCATGTGATGGGTTCAGACGGGCTGCATATATCTGACATGTTTGACATGGTGGTGGATGGTGTCGGTTTCGCCGGGACACGGGCCATCGCCTCGGCCCATGCGCGCCCGGGCGGGGTGATCGTGCATATCGGGCTGGGGGAGGCGACAGATGGTCTGGATATCCGGCGGATGACGCTTCAGGAGATCACCTTTATCGGCACCTATACCTATACCGCCGAGGATTTCCGGCAAACCGCACAGGCGATTTTCGACGGGCGTCTTGGCGCGCTCGACTGGACGGAAACCCGCCCCCTGGCAGAGGGCGGGCAGGCCTTTGAAGATATTCGCCTTGGTCGGCCCCTTGCGCCCAAAACGATTCTCATTCCCGCCCATGAGGGCGCGCAGGATGGCGCAGGCTCTCAATCGAAACCTGAGCTGACATAG
- a CDS encoding SDR family NAD(P)-dependent oxidoreductase encodes MAEPSAITPLFDLSGKTACVTGASAGLGRRAATVLAGAGANVVGIARRAEALNDWVSTTGGRAAAIAWDLTDRASLPELASRVAGLNGPPDIIVHAAGINTREQADEVSAEGWDTTLNLNLATPFFLSQAFVPAMKKQGWGRIVNFASLQSSRAFPGGLSYGASKGGIAQLTRAMAEAWSPHGINANAIGPGFFPTELTEAVFADPDRLARNAAQTCIGRNGEMQDIDGPLLFLCSEASAYVTGQVLMVDGGFTAK; translated from the coding sequence ATGGCTGAGCCATCTGCCATAACGCCCCTGTTCGACCTGTCCGGCAAAACCGCCTGCGTGACCGGGGCAAGCGCCGGGCTTGGCCGCCGCGCGGCCACGGTGCTGGCCGGGGCCGGGGCCAATGTTGTTGGCATCGCCCGCCGGGCTGAGGCATTGAATGACTGGGTCAGCACCACCGGGGGCCGCGCTGCCGCGATTGCCTGGGATCTGACAGACCGGGCAAGCCTGCCCGAACTTGCCAGCCGCGTTGCGGGCCTCAATGGCCCGCCCGATATCATCGTGCATGCCGCCGGGATCAACACCCGCGAACAGGCCGATGAGGTCAGCGCGGAGGGATGGGACACCACCCTTAACCTCAATCTGGCCACACCGTTCTTTCTAAGCCAGGCCTTTGTGCCTGCGATGAAAAAACAGGGCTGGGGTCGCATTGTCAATTTCGCCTCGCTGCAAAGCAGCCGCGCCTTTCCCGGCGGGCTGTCCTATGGCGCCTCCAAGGGCGGGATCGCGCAATTGACCCGGGCCATGGCCGAAGCCTGGTCGCCCCACGGGATCAATGCAAACGCCATCGGGCCCGGGTTTTTCCCTACTGAGCTGACCGAGGCGGTGTTTGCCGACCCGGACCGTCTGGCGCGCAATGCCGCGCAGACCTGTATCGGGCGGAACGGCGAGATGCAGGATATCGACGGGCCGCTTCTGTTCCTGTGTTCCGAGGCTTCGGCCTATGTGACAGGGCAGGTTCTGATGGTTGACGGGGGGTTCACCGCCAAATGA
- the hisD gene encoding histidinol dehydrogenase, producing MSIEYLKKATLTSRSDASDVHETVRKILEDIEAGGDQTALDYAAKFDKYDGPILLSAEDIAAACDLVPDKLKADIRFAQGNVRRFAEAQKETLKDIEVEVVPGLIAGQKSIPCRAAGCYVPGGRYSHIASAIMTVTTAKVAGCDHIVACSPPRPGVGIAPAIVYAAHIAGADTIMAMGGVQGVAAMTFGLFGLPKANILVGPGNQFVAEAKRFLFGRVGIDMIAGPTDSLILADANADARVVATDLVGQAEHGYNSPVWLVTDTRALAEEVMGLVPHLIADLPEVNRQSAEAAWRDYAEVILCGDREEMAATSDNYAPEHLTVQADDLDWWLTRLSCYGSLFLGEETTVAFGDKASGTNHVLPTSGAASYTGGLSVHKYMKIVTWQRATQAGAKPVAEATARISRLEGMEGHARTADIRLAKYFPDETFDLSANG from the coding sequence ATGTCTATCGAGTATCTGAAAAAAGCAACTCTGACCTCGCGCAGCGATGCGTCTGACGTGCATGAAACGGTGCGCAAGATATTGGAGGACATCGAAGCGGGTGGCGATCAGACGGCGCTGGATTATGCGGCGAAGTTCGACAAATACGATGGCCCGATCCTGTTGAGCGCGGAGGATATCGCGGCGGCCTGTGATCTGGTGCCCGACAAGCTTAAGGCCGATATCCGCTTTGCGCAGGGCAATGTGCGCCGTTTTGCAGAGGCGCAGAAGGAAACCCTGAAGGATATCGAGGTTGAGGTCGTGCCGGGGCTGATCGCAGGTCAGAAAAGCATCCCCTGCCGTGCGGCGGGCTGCTATGTGCCGGGCGGGCGCTATAGCCATATTGCCAGCGCAATCATGACGGTCACCACCGCCAAGGTGGCGGGTTGCGATCATATCGTGGCCTGTTCGCCGCCCCGCCCCGGGGTCGGCATTGCGCCGGCCATTGTCTATGCGGCGCATATTGCCGGGGCCGATACGATTATGGCCATGGGTGGCGTGCAGGGCGTTGCGGCAATGACGTTCGGCCTGTTCGGGTTGCCCAAGGCAAATATTCTGGTCGGCCCCGGCAATCAGTTCGTGGCCGAGGCGAAACGCTTTCTGTTTGGCCGTGTGGGCATCGACATGATCGCAGGCCCGACCGACAGTCTGATCCTGGCCGATGCCAACGCGGATGCCAGAGTTGTGGCCACCGATCTGGTGGGGCAGGCGGAACATGGCTATAATTCACCTGTCTGGCTGGTGACCGATACCAGGGCGCTTGCCGAAGAGGTGATGGGCCTGGTGCCGCACCTGATTGCCGACCTGCCCGAGGTGAACCGCCAAAGTGCCGAAGCGGCCTGGCGTGACTATGCCGAGGTGATCCTGTGTGGCGACCGCGAAGAGATGGCCGCCACGTCTGACAATTACGCGCCCGAGCATCTGACCGTACAGGCCGATGATCTGGATTGGTGGCTGACCCGGCTAAGCTGTTATGGCTCTCTGTTTCTGGGGGAAGAGACAACCGTGGCCTTTGGTGACAAGGCCTCGGGCACCAACCATGTGCTGCCGACTTCGGGGGCCGCGTCTTACACCGGCGGTCTGTCAGTACATAAATACATGAAGATCGTCACCTGGCAGCGGGCCACCCAGGCCGGTGCCAAACCGGTTGCCGAAGCCACCGCGCGGATTTCCCGGCTGGAAGGGATGGAGGGGCATGCCCGCACCGCCGATATCCGTCTGGCCAAATATTTCCCCGATGAAACCTTTGATCTGTCGGCAAATGGCTGA
- a CDS encoding TRAP transporter large permease, whose product MLWNQLQNQPVVLGWDFYTSVILFVVLVALAVPVWAAIGAAAIVMLLMSGALPLALVGESLFDGIDAFALTAVPLFILTGDVLVRTGLSRKFLDVAEALTCWAKGGFGSATVLVCGMFAAISGSDAAGAAAVGRMTIDRLVESGYPRPYACALVAAGACTGILIPPSIAYIIVGLVLGISASTLFLAAVIPGLSILLAILITNIIMNRLYAYEGGGLMTLREWLANLGGALKSGWYAFIVPGIIFYGIFSGRLTPTEAGATAVVVTIAMGFILGTLRLSDFPSMLISSAKVNGIILPIIAFSLPLAQALAILGVPQGFVYSATTVTENPAFLILMMIGILIAAGCVMETTPNIVILAPILKPLADNIGMNEIQFSIMMITALGVGFITPPLGLNLFVVSGLTGESILKIAARAVPFVLCMLIVVLFIAYVPAISTAFLP is encoded by the coding sequence ATGCTTTGGAATCAGCTTCAAAATCAGCCGGTTGTGCTGGGCTGGGATTTTTACACCTCGGTCATTCTGTTTGTCGTGCTGGTGGCCCTTGCGGTTCCGGTCTGGGCGGCAATCGGGGCGGCGGCCATTGTCATGCTGCTGATGTCCGGCGCGCTTCCGCTCGCGCTGGTGGGGGAAAGCCTGTTTGACGGCATTGACGCCTTCGCGCTGACCGCGGTGCCGCTCTTTATTCTGACCGGTGATGTGCTGGTGCGCACCGGGCTCAGCCGGAAATTCCTGGATGTGGCAGAGGCGCTGACCTGTTGGGCGAAGGGCGGCTTCGGATCGGCGACCGTGCTGGTCTGCGGCATGTTCGCGGCGATCTCGGGCTCGGACGCGGCGGGTGCTGCGGCGGTGGGCCGGATGACCATCGACCGTCTGGTCGAAAGCGGTTACCCCCGGCCCTATGCCTGTGCGCTGGTGGCTGCCGGGGCCTGTACCGGTATCCTGATCCCGCCGTCGATTGCCTATATCATCGTGGGTCTGGTGCTGGGCATTTCCGCCTCCACCCTGTTTCTGGCGGCTGTGATCCCGGGCCTTTCGATCCTGCTGGCGATCCTGATCACCAACATCATCATGAATCGTCTTTACGCTTACGAGGGCGGCGGGTTGATGACCTTGCGGGAATGGCTTGCCAATCTTGGGGGGGCGCTGAAATCGGGCTGGTATGCGTTTATCGTGCCGGGCATCATCTTTTACGGTATCTTTTCGGGCCGCCTGACCCCGACCGAGGCCGGGGCCACGGCAGTGGTGGTGACCATCGCGATGGGGTTCATCCTTGGCACGCTGCGCCTGTCTGATTTTCCGTCGATGTTGATCAGTTCGGCCAAGGTCAACGGGATCATCCTGCCGATCATCGCCTTTTCGCTGCCGCTGGCCCAGGCTTTGGCCATTCTTGGCGTGCCGCAGGGCTTTGTGTATTCGGCAACCACAGTGACCGAAAACCCGGCCTTTCTGATCCTGATGATGATCGGCATCCTGATCGCCGCAGGATGCGTGATGGAGACGACGCCGAATATCGTGATCCTTGCGCCGATCCTGAAACCGCTGGCTGACAATATCGGCATGAACGAGATTCAGTTCAGCATCATGATGATCACCGCCCTTGGTGTGGGCTTTATCACACCGCCGCTTGGGCTGAACCTCTTTGTCGTTTCGGGGCTGACGGGGGAATCCATCCTCAAGATTGCGGCGCGCGCCGTGCCCTTCGTGCTGTGCATGCTGATTGTGGTGCTGTTCATCGCCTATGTGCCGGCGATCTCCACCGCGTTTCTCCCTTAA
- a CDS encoding TRAP transporter small permease, with protein MPRFLKILDKNAETWALLVFYVMLVVTMAVEVLRREIFSYSSIWGEEIVRYCFIYLAWLGASAAVKERAHIRIDVLMHYLGRRPKAILYIFGDLVMLAVSFIAVYWSFETVAVSAEYGSVSHGLRVSMVWFLMAVPIGFTLLILRLLQSLWRDLQSLRDGVDVYEGDKLFD; from the coding sequence ATGCCGAGATTTCTGAAAATACTGGACAAGAATGCAGAGACCTGGGCGCTTCTGGTTTTCTACGTCATGCTTGTTGTCACCATGGCCGTCGAAGTGCTGCGGCGCGAAATCTTCTCGTATTCCTCGATCTGGGGGGAAGAGATTGTTCGCTATTGTTTCATTTATCTGGCCTGGCTTGGCGCCTCGGCGGCGGTCAAGGAACGGGCTCATATCCGCATTGATGTGCTGATGCATTATCTTGGGCGGCGTCCCAAGGCGATCCTCTATATATTTGGCGATCTGGTGATGCTGGCGGTGTCTTTCATCGCGGTTTACTGGTCGTTTGAAACGGTCGCGGTGTCGGCCGAATACGGATCGGTCAGCCATGGTTTGCGGGTGTCCATGGTGTGGTTTCTGATGGCGGTGCCGATCGGGTTCACATTGCTTATCCTGCGTCTTCTGCAATCGCTTTGGCGCGATCTTCAATCCCTTCGTGACGGTGTGGACGTCTACGAAGGCGACAAGCTCTTTGACTGA